The following proteins come from a genomic window of Nycticebus coucang isolate mNycCou1 chromosome 11, mNycCou1.pri, whole genome shotgun sequence:
- the LOC128598759 gene encoding cofilin-1-like, which produces MASGVAVSDGVIKVFNDTKVRKSSTPEEVKKRKKAVLFCLSEDKKNIILEEGKEILVGDVGQTIDDPYATFVKMLPDKDCRYALYDATYETKESKKEDLVFIFWAPECAPLKSKMIYASSKDAIKKKLTGIKHELQANCYEEVKDRCTLAEKLGGSAVISLEGKPL; this is translated from the coding sequence ATGGCCTCTGGTGTGGCTGTCTCCGATGGCGTCATTAAGGTGTTCAATGACACGAAGGTGCGCAAGTCTTCAACACCAGAGGAGGTGAAGAAGCGCAAGAAGGCAGTGCTCTTCTGCCTGAGTGAGGACAAGAAGAACATCATCCTAGAGGAGGGCAAGGAGATCCTGGTAGGTGATGTGGGCCAGACTATCGACGATCCCTACGCCACCTTTGTCAAGATGCTTCCAGACAAGGACTGCCGCTATGCCCTCTATGATGCAACCTATGAGACCAAGGAGAGCAAGAAGGAGGATCTAGTGTTTATCTTTTGGGCTCCTGAATGTGCACCCCTTAAGAGCAAAATGATTTATGCCAGCTCCAAGGATGCCATCAAGAAGAAGCTGACAGGGATCAAGCATGAATTACAAGCAAACTGCTACGAGGAGGTCAAGGACCGCTGCACCCTGGCAGAGAAGCTGGGGGGCAGTGCTGTCATCTCCCTGGAGGGCAAGCCTTTGTGA